The Acanthochromis polyacanthus isolate Apoly-LR-REF ecotype Palm Island chromosome 16, KAUST_Apoly_ChrSc, whole genome shotgun sequence genome segment ATGAAGTGTAGTCAGACCACTCTCCAGAGTTGACAGCACTTCAGAGACAGGTCTAGCAAAATACTGAACCACAACCCACACATGATCTATTTTAAACCAATAATCTGGAAGCTCTTTGCTTAATGTGTCCGATATTTTAACAGCTCTCCGCAGTTTATTCCTCTTGTTCCCTTTATCAATCATATCCTCTGAATAATTATTCCCTGGATTTATTCATTGTTTAGTGCTTTTTACCAAGGCACAAAAATCAGTATCAGTGTGGTGTTTAACCAGTGTCCTGCTTTTTTAAATCAGGGTTCAGCTAAACTGGAGAAAGCAGAAATCCTCCAGATGACCGTGGATCATTTGAAGATGCTGCAAGCCACAGGGGGGAAAGGTAAGAGTTTGCTTTGAAAAAGAACGTTTCAGTGGAGTCGTGAAATGTTTCATTCCCGAGATATTGTTTAAGCTCAATAATCACAGCATCTTACATAGGTTACAGCATAGGGTTAGGTTAGGTTGAGTTTAGGACAAGGTTTGGTTAATGTTAGGTTGAGGTCAAGGGTAGGTTTAGTTTAAAGCTAAGTAAAGTTTCGGTTAAGTCGCCGGAAAATGAGCGTAAGCCGGTGTGATGTCCTCTGAAGCGATGGAAACAGGCCTGTGTGCGATAAAGGAGGTGGTGAGTCCATGGGAAAACGCTGCAGGGATAAAAGCACCACTTGACCCTGAGCAGCGCTGTTTGCTTTCATAAAGCAGGCGGGGGGGAGGCGGAGGGGGAGAGGGGGTGAGGTTCACAGCCGGACtctctgcagtgtttgtttgggtttaccagcagcagcatcagcagtgtGTAAAGTGCAGAGACAGAACAAACACAGTGTCAGCTGAGCAGTGAGTCTGTCAGGGTCACAGAGACCAAAAGAAACATCCACAATGGGGCATTTTTACTTGACATGATGCAAATGATTTAAGTGCACTTCCCTTGTTTCACTATGCTTCTACAAATTTCAATTTATCAACTCAGTGAAGCAGGGAGCTGCACTAATACTGAATAATCTTTCACTTTTATCACTGCCCCCTACAGCTGACTGGATCTTTAAAGGACCCCTGTTTAATATGAGCCCTTTTCCAGCAAATTAATCAAAGTCTCACATGTTTCCACAATGTGCATTTGGATTTTTCAActcaaaacactgcaaagatgaTTTATTTCACCATGCCTGTAGAACTGCTGGTTTTCATCCTGTTATAATCGGGCTGTTTCAGCgcctgtagctttaaatgcggCTGAACTGCTGCTGTCCATACCCcattcaggaagaagactctctctgtgtttgtggttAAGCCATGCTTGCAGCTGGAACATTTTAGAATTAGCACAAGCAGTTCTacaaagtaaataaacctgATGGACTGTGGGGTAGTTCCTTGTTCTGAACGGTTTACCTGGAAGCAAGGAGGAGCCTGAATTAAACAAAGTTTGTGGGAGATGACTATGCATTCATGGTGATACAGATAGTAGGATTTCTAGTTGTGGGGGTCCTAAAGAAATTCAAAGAATACATGTCTTCGTATCTTAACAGCATTTAGTTTACACTTCCAGGTTTATAACAAccacacaacaaaataaaatggaatttcactatatgggacctttaagacTCCCTTCTTACATGTTTTATGGTTTGATCAAGTTTTCTCCAAAAACACTTCTGTTTGCAAGTTTAAATCCTCCAAGCCGACTTTCTCTTAGCTTAATATAAAAGCCATGATCTATAACACTAGACCACTTTCAACAGCTGGACAGATTTCTTCTCTGGGTTAGGGTTTGACAATTTTGAAACTTTTAGTTgacacaaaagttgaatttcaaaTGAAAGATCTTACTGCAGAAAAGGAAACACTTGATAATAGAAGAACAGGATTTAATTTTTAGAGGAGTCGCATGTTGACAGAAAAGCAGGAGGCAGTTTTAGCTCAAACTATTATTGCAGACAGATGAGTCCAGATTGGATTTAAATTGCAGATCAGAGCAGCTCATCTTAAAATCACCACAGTTCCTCCAGGGACATGAGCCCCATCCAAATGACTTGAGctgtgttttctcctccagctcctccagtcATGTCAACCCTGTCCAGGTGTATCTCacatctccctctctgtctgcagGTTTTTTCGACGCCCACGCTCTTGCCCTGGACTTCCTGTCTTTGGGTTTTAGGGAGTGTGTGACCGAGGTTTCCCGCTACCTGAGTGCCGTGGAGGGCCTGGACTCCAGCGACCCTCTGCGCTGCCGCCTCCTCTCCCACCTCACCTCCTGCTCCTCCCAACGCGACGCCGCTGCCCTGAGTGCCGCCTCCCACTCGCCACatccccaccaccaccatcacccccAGCAGCCTCACCCTTTGCCTCACCCGTTCCACCCCCATCACTGGGCGGCTGCCGTGGCTGCGCTGCGTCCTCTTCCGTACGGACTGAGCGGCCTCCCGGTTTCTCCGGatgctggaggtggaggtggtggagccCCCCAGAGGCTGGCAGAGCTGTCACAGCGCAGCATGGCCTCCTCCACCTTTTCCTCCCACGCAGActccgcctcctcctccccgtcctcttcctcctcttcttcctcatctcTCGTGCTCCCTTGCACCCCCGCCCCTCTCTCCGCCTCCCTCCTGTCGCTCTCGGCGTCGTTCCCCATCGCCCTCCACGGAGGTTTCCCCATcttcccttcctcctcctccttcacctctGCCGCCGCCTCCAACAGTCCTCccatctcctcttcctcctcttcctcccacactccTCACAGCAGCAGTAAACCCTATAGGCCGTGGGGAACCGAGGTCGGAGCTTTCTGACTGCAGCGCTGCTCACTAacctttgacttttttttgaaaagctgACACTTTAACAGCCTGGAAAATTTTTTTATCACAGTGTCATTTACCGACTGGCTTTAACACTTGACTCAGACAAGTAGTTCTGTTAGTCTGTTAACCATCTGGatggttttttttaactgatttccACCTGCTGCTGTTACAGACTGGTTGAAAAGTGTGGTTTCATGTGGTGTCTTATTCAGCTTTACTGTGTGTAAACATGTTCTGTGTGATCAGCTGCTCTTATGTGAGGTTCATTCCACTTGgacaaaagtgaaattaaatataGAATATTGTTTAGCCTTGATAAGTCTGGTGATATTCTATATTTGAATATTGTTTTAACTCATTCTACACATATCCTGCTGGCGTAAATAATCTAATTTGGGAtaagctgctgctgaaaatagtccctgaacaaatatttcattttcttggtAAAAACTAAAGCCGTTGGAGGGAATTGTTGAGCCAAAAATAAGTTAAGATTGTATATTTGTGAGGTAAGGATGTGTTAGTGAGATGAGGGTTGTTGACAATGATACAATATTAGATTAACATCAGACTTATCCTCTAAAACAAACCTGAAACACTGACAGAAAGTAATAACCCAAAATCTTCCTCTAATAATCAGTCCCTCGTGTTTAACCCGACTTACAAGAGTCTTGGTTTGTCtgatattttacacatatttcaTGGAGAATctatgaaacaaaaacacagtagTTCTCAAACTGCCTCTCAAGACAGTTGCTGGGACAAATATGAAGAGAACATTACTAATATTTGATCATGTTAgaccccttttttttaaatatgtggtTTAAATGTAAACTTTCACTGAATTTTCCACCAAATATCTGTGATGCCCTGTGTGCCTTTGTACAAATAAAGATGACTAAACGGTTTTGCTgctgtattaaaaaaaagggCAGCTGTTActgagtttttctgttttacgcAGTAACTTGatattcatttttacacttcactCGCTGAGCACTTCCTCATCTGTTCAGTTTAATCAACACAACCGCACCCACATAAATTCTGCTTTTACAAATCAGATGCATACAGAGTCAAATAGGTGATAATTCTACTTTGTAATGGGTGTTTGAGTAATGTTCCTATTATTTTGTCCTCTACATTAATATACGTGAAGGGTGCAAAATATTAGAACTACTTTTTGATAATGCAGCCGATAATGAACATAAAGTAGAATTATCACCTTACTGACAACAAACACTGAACGTAGAACCTtaataaaagcagaatttatGGCAGAGCTGTTGTATTTTATCACATCGAGTTCATGGCTGTGCTGTCTAAAGTGgcttgtgagtgtgtgtgggaaTTTAAAGAgcacatttacaggtttatgcttttattttgagggTCTACCAAAATATGCTGACctgttttaatgttatttttctcaGATTGTACATTGATGCAGCGCCTCTTCTCAACCTCTGTCTAAAACGCTCTGTGTTAGCTTCTGTCTCTTTAAGGACCACCTTTTGAAAAGCAAAGTTTGCTCAGATTGGTCAGCCCTCCCAACAAAAGTGAAGTAAAACTGTAGTAATCACAGCCCAGATCTATGAGTAACATTAGAGAGATTTAGCCCTGACCAAAGCAGCTCTACGGAGGAAATATCGATGGACTGTGAGGAAGCTGCTAGCAAGGCATTATTCAAATGTGTTACATAGTGACATAGATAAgtaacagaaggaaaacctggACTTCAAACGAGGTGTTTCAGGGAGTGCATCCAGTgggctttgtgttttgttgacccTTTACATACATAAGCAGTtgtaacacacaaaaagaaagggaaaatgaggggaaaatggcatgagttttttaaaatttggattCATTACTGAACAAGTTTGCTAGGCACAGATCCAGATGCCAACTAAGATGCCCCACTGGCCTT includes the following:
- the hey2 gene encoding hairy/enhancer-of-split related with YRPW motif protein 2, translated to MKRPCEDSSSAESEVEETIDVGSENMYPGHMKSFIRCGSPTTTTQVMARKKRRGIIEKRRRDRINNSLSELRRLVPTAFEKQGSAKLEKAEILQMTVDHLKMLQATGGKGFFDAHALALDFLSLGFRECVTEVSRYLSAVEGLDSSDPLRCRLLSHLTSCSSQRDAAALSAASHSPHPHHHHHPQQPHPLPHPFHPHHWAAAVAALRPLPYGLSGLPVSPDAGGGGGGAPQRLAELSQRSMASSTFSSHADSASSSPSSSSSSSSSLVLPCTPAPLSASLLSLSASFPIALHGGFPIFPSSSSFTSAAASNSPPISSSSSSSHTPHSSSKPYRPWGTEVGAF